The following coding sequences lie in one Deltaproteobacteria bacterium genomic window:
- a CDS encoding adenine phosphoribosyltransferase translates to MTAVLREKIRAVPDFPRKGILFRDITPLLADGPHFRSMVDVFVDRYRGKKIDKIVAIESRGYLIGAPLAYALGAGLIIVRKPGKLPAEVDRESYALEYGTDSLEMHTDALAQGERVIIVDDLLATGGTAEAAGRLVSRRGATLLEYAFLVELTGLPGKARLGADKVFAVLDY, encoded by the coding sequence ATGACCGCCGTCCTCCGAGAGAAGATCCGCGCCGTCCCCGACTTTCCGCGCAAGGGCATCCTCTTCCGCGACATCACCCCGCTCCTCGCCGACGGACCGCACTTCCGATCGATGGTCGACGTCTTCGTGGACCGCTATCGCGGAAAGAAGATCGACAAGATCGTCGCCATCGAGTCGCGCGGCTACCTCATCGGTGCGCCGCTCGCGTACGCACTCGGCGCAGGGCTCATCATCGTGCGCAAGCCGGGCAAGCTCCCGGCCGAGGTCGACCGCGAGAGCTACGCCCTCGAGTACGGCACCGACTCCCTCGAGATGCACACCGACGCGCTGGCTCAGGGCGAGCGGGTGATCATCGTGGACGACCTGTTGGCCACGGGCGGCACCGCCGAGGCCGCGGGTCGCCTGGTCTCGCGCCGGGGCGCCACGCTGCTCGAGTACGCGTTCCTCGTCGAGCTCACCGGCCTGCCCGGCAAGGCGCGGCTCGGGGCCGACAAGGTCTTCGCCGTCCTCGACTACTGA
- a CDS encoding DUF481 domain-containing protein — MLRIVILQLALSQTPPAPATPPPAPTPSAEESAAKAADAAQKAAEAAQRAAEAAQKAADAAAATQKAPPIPVMTAAVPAAEISPWSATAGLGFISLTGNTRSVTASATAAAAYTRGDWVFSGKMAGVYGTSRIAPDEPSQVLALAGLLQLRVDRKFTDLVAAYVLSGVETNHVKSLEYNAYGEAGVSLFWINTKKDDGSQTYLRTDLGLRAGEEVQFQYYPVPMDVPDITLVAPRLGAEFRYGLTKDLLFVQTADVMTNIAGTSQTLVNSLSKVSARLVGGLAIGASFGVAYNSAPPQGKVPTDTTLALNLDYSL; from the coding sequence GTGCTCCGCATCGTGATTCTGCAACTCGCTTTGTCCCAGACGCCGCCCGCACCGGCCACCCCTCCCCCGGCCCCGACGCCCAGCGCCGAAGAGAGCGCCGCCAAGGCCGCCGACGCCGCCCAGAAGGCCGCCGAGGCTGCGCAGCGCGCCGCCGAAGCCGCCCAGAAGGCCGCCGATGCCGCGGCCGCCACGCAGAAGGCGCCGCCCATTCCTGTCATGACGGCGGCTGTTCCCGCGGCTGAAATCTCGCCCTGGAGCGCGACGGCAGGGCTGGGCTTCATCTCGCTCACCGGCAACACCCGGAGCGTGACCGCCAGCGCCACCGCCGCCGCGGCGTACACGCGTGGTGATTGGGTGTTCAGTGGGAAGATGGCGGGCGTCTACGGCACCAGCCGCATCGCCCCGGATGAGCCCAGCCAGGTGCTCGCGCTCGCGGGCCTGCTCCAGCTCCGCGTGGACCGGAAGTTCACCGACCTCGTGGCGGCGTACGTGCTCTCGGGCGTGGAGACGAACCACGTGAAGAGCCTCGAGTACAACGCCTACGGCGAAGCGGGCGTGAGCTTGTTCTGGATCAACACCAAGAAGGACGACGGCTCGCAGACGTACCTGCGCACCGACCTCGGCCTCCGCGCGGGCGAGGAAGTGCAGTTCCAGTACTACCCGGTGCCCATGGATGTGCCGGACATCACCCTGGTGGCGCCGCGGCTCGGCGCCGAGTTCCGCTATGGGCTCACCAAGGACCTGCTCTTCGTCCAGACGGCGGACGTGATGACCAACATCGCCGGCACGTCGCAGACGCTGGTGAACTCGCTCTCCAAGGTCAGCGCGCGGCTGGTGGGCGGTTTGGCCATCGGCGCGAGCTTCGGCGTGGCGTACAACTCGGCGCCGCCGCAGGGCAAGGTCCCCACGGATACGACGCTGGCCCTCAACCTCGACTACTCGCTCTAA